A stretch of Triticum aestivum cultivar Chinese Spring chromosome 1D, IWGSC CS RefSeq v2.1, whole genome shotgun sequence DNA encodes these proteins:
- the LOC123180085 gene encoding uncharacterized protein isoform X1: protein MAKAEAEAEVDSYINYMLMQRREAMRKVDEARERMKRGGPGRKMKKRKTETGKSSKKAAAVPVEMSVSEVGSSPAESEDLARTREIMEAAMAKILARMKGIVIKEPVKTMTEEDVAAAAVYRAKAEEARRNEDRPEESSALRKWIATGDPEAVKCRKEWIADDMEALRLKDMDPDEDTSDWRAFEAKEFREFWEYLYPKSFGKFEDNTRIPNMLYTDKKSSGGTAHPIRTLQVFTVKVAGLQDGVHWPLEVFGVVAARDCLDHNRNVIFQRERDNCQMIHKENPYLTLTGPSRAIVVVDPVWFEVALKVKGATESEDKELSYHVDPYYISGSMNSYVFNRVRTSRLSTMELTLGDMVHSVEATISVKVVGGEWPQGFRGVFTATTASIDEEKIELLGFGDDKLPVVADGSIQLSRSVVSVEDDGQLRVSVMARHLVDRSVRRASGVLAAKTSSRSYANLEVFSCKMEVTVAWSLLPYWPHYRDMPCPSI, encoded by the exons AtggcgaaggcggaggcggaggcggaagtGGACTCCTACATTAATTATATGTTGATGCAGAGGAGGGAGGCGATGAGGAAGGTTGATGAGGCGCGGGAGAGGATGAAGAGAGGAGGCCCCGGCCGCAAAATGAAGAAACGGAAGACGGAGACGGGAAAGAGCTCAAAGAAGGCGGCGGCGGTTCCGGTGGAGATGAGCGTCAGCGAGGTGGGGAGCAGCCCAGCGGAATCTGAAGATCTGGCGAGGACAAGGGAGATTATGGAAGCAGCCATGGCCAAGATTCTGGCGCGGATGAAGGGGATCGTCATCAAGGAGCCGGTCAAGACGATGACAGAGGAGGACGTCGCGGCGGCGGCCGTGTACAGAGCCAaggcggaggaggcgcgcaggaaCGAGGACCGGCCGGAGGAGTCCAGCGCCCTCAGGAAGTGGATCGCCACGGGAGACCCCGAGGCCGTCAAGTGCCGCAAGGAGTGGATCGCGGACGACATGGAGGCCCTGAGGCTCAAGGACATGGATCCCGACGAGGATACCTCCGACTGGCGTGCCTTCGAGGCCAAGGAGTTCCGCGAGTTCTGGGAATACCTTTATCCCAAATCCTTCGGAAAATTCGAGGACAACA CGCGTATCCCAAACATGCTTTACACGGACAAGAAGTCGTCAGGTGGCACAGCCCACCCCATAAGAACTCTGCAGGTCTTTACAGTCAAAGTCGCGGGATTACAAGATGGAGTGCACTGGCCGCTGGAAGTGTTTGGCGTCGTTGCTGCACGAGACTGTTTGGATCATAATCGCAATGTTATCTTCCAGCGCGAAAGGGATAACTGCCAAATGATCCACAAGGAG AATCCGTATCTGACACTGACAGGTCCTAGCCGTGCTATTGTGGTGGTGGATCCTGTGTGGTTTGAGGTTGCATTGAAAGTGAAGGGCGCCACTGAATCTGAGGATAAAGAGTTGAGCTATCACGTCGATCCTTATTATATTTCCGGCTCAATGAATTCCTATGTGTTCAATCGCGTCAGGACTAGCAGGCTCAGCACAATGGAGTTGACATTGGGTGACATGGTTCATTCCGTGGAGGCCACCATCAGTGTGAAAGTGGTTGGCGGGGAGTGGCCACAAGGTTTCAGAGGTGTATTTACCGCCACTACCGCCAGCATAGACGAGGAGAAAATCGAGTTGCTTGGTTTCGGAGACGACAAATTGCCTGTTGTAGCTGATGGCTCAATACAGCTCTCACGAAGTGTTGTGTCTGTCGAAGACGACGGGCAGCTGAGAGTCTCTGTCATGGCGCGTCACCTGGTGGATCGATCTGTCAGGCGGGCTTCTGGAGTACTCGCAGCTAAGACATCCTCCAGAAGCTATGCTAACCTTGAAGTTTTCTCTTGTAAGATGGAAGTCACTGTCGCCTGGTCTCTTCTCCCGTACTGGCCACATTACCGTGACATGCCGTGTCCTAGCATATGA
- the LOC123180085 gene encoding uncharacterized protein isoform X2, whose product MAKAEAEAEVDSYINYMLMQRREAMRKVDEARERMKRGGPGRKMKKRKTETGKSSKKAAAVPVEMSVSEVGSSPAESEDLARTREIMEAAMAKILARMKGIVIKEPVKTMTEEDVAAAAVYRAKAEEARRNEDRPEESSALRKWIATGDPEAVKCRKEWIADDMEALRLKDMDPDEDTSDWRAFEAKEFREFWEYLYPKSFGKFEDNTRIPNMLYTDKKSSGGTAHPIRTLQVFTVKVAGLQDGVHWPLEVFGVVAARDCLDHNRNVIFQRERDNCQMIHKEVLAVLLWWWILCGLRLH is encoded by the exons AtggcgaaggcggaggcggaggcggaagtGGACTCCTACATTAATTATATGTTGATGCAGAGGAGGGAGGCGATGAGGAAGGTTGATGAGGCGCGGGAGAGGATGAAGAGAGGAGGCCCCGGCCGCAAAATGAAGAAACGGAAGACGGAGACGGGAAAGAGCTCAAAGAAGGCGGCGGCGGTTCCGGTGGAGATGAGCGTCAGCGAGGTGGGGAGCAGCCCAGCGGAATCTGAAGATCTGGCGAGGACAAGGGAGATTATGGAAGCAGCCATGGCCAAGATTCTGGCGCGGATGAAGGGGATCGTCATCAAGGAGCCGGTCAAGACGATGACAGAGGAGGACGTCGCGGCGGCGGCCGTGTACAGAGCCAaggcggaggaggcgcgcaggaaCGAGGACCGGCCGGAGGAGTCCAGCGCCCTCAGGAAGTGGATCGCCACGGGAGACCCCGAGGCCGTCAAGTGCCGCAAGGAGTGGATCGCGGACGACATGGAGGCCCTGAGGCTCAAGGACATGGATCCCGACGAGGATACCTCCGACTGGCGTGCCTTCGAGGCCAAGGAGTTCCGCGAGTTCTGGGAATACCTTTATCCCAAATCCTTCGGAAAATTCGAGGACAACA CGCGTATCCCAAACATGCTTTACACGGACAAGAAGTCGTCAGGTGGCACAGCCCACCCCATAAGAACTCTGCAGGTCTTTACAGTCAAAGTCGCGGGATTACAAGATGGAGTGCACTGGCCGCTGGAAGTGTTTGGCGTCGTTGCTGCACGAGACTGTTTGGATCATAATCGCAATGTTATCTTCCAGCGCGAAAGGGATAACTGCCAAATGATCCACAAGGAG GTCCTAGCCGTGCTATTGTGGTGGTGGATCCTGTGTGGTTTGAGGTTGCATTGA
- the LOC123180087 gene encoding uncharacterized protein isoform X2: MMFIKKKSPILHLGLGLGFLGESRAAMAMAEAEAEVDSYINYLLMDMREAEEAQEEAERRKRGGPGRKMKKRKTETGKSSKKAAAAAVPVEMSVGEVESDLARTREIVEAATAKILARMKGIVIKEPAKTMTEEDVAAAAVYRAKAEEARRNEDRPEESSALRKWIATGDPEAVKCRKRWIAEDMEALRLRDMDPDEDTSDWRAFEAKEFREFWEYLYPKSFGKFEDNTRIPNMLYTDKKSSGGTAHPIRTLQVFTVKVAGLQDGVHWPLQVFGVVAARDCLDHNRNVIFQRERDNCQMIHKEVLAVLLWWWILCGLRLH; this comes from the exons ATGATGTTTATAAAAAAAAAATCCCCAATCCTCCACCTAGGTCTAGGTCTAGGGTTTCTTGGCGAAAGCAGagcggcgatggcgatggcggaggcggaggcggaagtGGACTCGTACATTAACTATCTGTTGATGGATATGAGGGAGGctgaggaggcgcaggaggaggcggagaggaggaagagaggaggccccGGCCGCAAAATGAAGAAACGGAAGACGGAGACGGGAAAGAGCTcaaagaaggcggcggcggcggcggttccggTGGAGATGAGCGTCGGCGAGGTGGAATCTGATTTGGCGAGGACGAGGGAGATTGTGGAAGCAGCCACGGCCAAGATTCTGGCGCGGATGAAGGGGATCGTCATCAAGGAGCCGGCCAAGACGATGACAGAGGAGGACGTCGCGGCGGCGGCCGTGTACAGAGCCAaggcggaggaggcgcgcaggaaCGAGGACCGGCCGGAGGAGTCCAGCGCCCTCCGGAAGTGGATCGCCACGGGAGACCCCGAGGCCGTCAAGTGCCGCAAGAGGTGGATTGCGGAAGACATGGAGGCCCTGAGGCTCAGGGACATGGATCCCGACGAGGATACCTCCGACTGGCGTGCCTTCGAGGCCAAGGAGTTCCGCGAGTTCTGGGAATACCTTTATCCCAAATCCTTCGGAAAATTCGAGGACAACA CGCGTATCCCAAACATGCTTTACACGGACAAGAAGTCGTCAGGTGGCACAGCCCACCCCATAAGAACTCTGCAGGTCTTTACAGTCAAAGTCGCGGGATTACAAGATGGAGTGCACTGGCCGCTGCAAGTGTTTGGCGTCGTTGCTGCACGAGATTGTTTGGATCATAATCGCAATGTTATCTTCCAGCGCGAAAGGGATAACTGCCAAATGATCCACAAGGAG GTCCTAGCCGTGCTATTGTGGTGGTGGATCCTGTGTGGTTTGAGGTTGCATTGA